In Bacilli bacterium PM5-9, one DNA window encodes the following:
- a CDS encoding tRNA modification GTPase (product_source=KO:K03650; cath_funfam=3.30.1360.120,3.40.50.300; cog=COG0486; ko=KO:K03650; pfam=PF01926,PF10396,PF12631; smart=SM00382; superfamily=52540; tigrfam=TIGR00450), with amino-acid sequence MINDTIVALATPNMKSAISIIRISGPESIELVNGIFSRDLKKVASHTINYGYIIEGDKKLDEVLVSVFKAPKTYTCEDVVEINTHGGIAITRKILNIVLSKGARLANPGEFSQRAYLNGRIDMLEVEAINDMVEATNEKATQLAMSGLSKQTTKLINEFKESLLQIIAQIEVNIDYPEYDDVKELTNNEIKVSLIDFKSEIMEIINNSKTSNMIKNGVKIAIIGRPNAGKSSLLNAFLEQDKAIVTNIEGTTRDIVEADYMLNGINLIFLDTAGIRDTDDKVESIGIEKSLQASNEADLIILVLDSNTQLNDFERDLINKNDPRMLVVINKSDLNNKHEVDGIKISALNNDIEELKHAIVDKLDLDVDLNNEKLFLSNQRHLALLNQVDDAIDSAIMALNDNMPSDIIVSDLEQSYEYLQELLGQKYQDSLLDELFSRFCLGK; translated from the coding sequence ATGATAAATGATACAATAGTTGCTTTAGCAACACCAAATATGAAGTCCGCAATCTCGATTATTAGGATAAGTGGACCTGAAAGTATTGAGCTTGTTAATGGGATATTTAGTCGTGATTTGAAAAAAGTAGCAAGTCATACGATTAACTATGGATATATAATTGAAGGCGACAAGAAACTTGATGAGGTACTTGTTAGTGTTTTTAAAGCACCAAAAACATACACTTGTGAGGATGTTGTTGAGATAAATACTCATGGTGGAATAGCAATCACAAGAAAGATTTTGAACATAGTTTTATCTAAAGGCGCTAGGCTAGCAAACCCAGGTGAGTTTTCACAGCGTGCTTATTTGAATGGTAGAATTGATATGCTTGAAGTTGAAGCAATTAATGACATGGTTGAAGCAACTAATGAAAAAGCTACTCAACTAGCTATGTCAGGATTAAGTAAACAAACGACAAAATTAATTAACGAATTTAAAGAATCGTTACTACAAATAATTGCTCAAATTGAAGTGAATATTGATTATCCAGAATACGATGATGTTAAAGAGCTAACAAACAATGAAATTAAAGTAAGTTTAATTGATTTTAAATCAGAAATTATGGAAATAATTAATAACAGTAAGACATCAAATATGATAAAAAATGGTGTTAAAATTGCGATTATTGGTCGTCCGAATGCAGGAAAATCAAGTTTATTAAATGCTTTTTTAGAACAAGATAAAGCTATTGTTACTAATATAGAAGGAACAACTAGAGATATTGTCGAAGCTGATTATATGTTAAATGGTATTAATTTAATTTTCTTGGATACTGCAGGGATTAGGGATACTGATGATAAAGTTGAAAGTATTGGTATTGAAAAATCACTACAGGCATCTAATGAAGCTGATTTGATAATTCTAGTTTTAGATAGTAATACTCAGCTAAATGATTTTGAAAGAGATTTGATAAATAAAAATGATCCAAGAATGTTAGTAGTTATAAATAAAAGTGATTTAAATAATAAACACGAAGTAGATGGCATTAAAATAAGTGCTTTAAATAATGATATTGAAGAGTTAAAACATGCTATTGTTGATAAATTAGATTTAGATGTTGATTTAAATAATGAAAAATTATTTCTATCAAATCAAAGACATCTTGCATTATTAAATCAAGTTGATGATGCGATTGATAGTGCTATTATGGCACTTAATGATAATATGCCAAGTGATATTATTGTATCCGATTTAGAACAATCTTATGAATATCTTCAAGAATTGTTAGGTCAAAAATACCAAGATAGTCTATTAGATGAGTTATTTTCACGATTTTGTTTAGGTAAATAA
- a CDS encoding uncharacterized membrane protein YsdA (DUF1294 family) (product_source=COG3326; cath_funfam=1.20.144.10; cog=COG3326; pfam=PF06961; superfamily=81665; transmembrane_helix_parts=Inside_1_19,TMhelix_20_39,Outside_40_48,TMhelix_49_66,Inside_67_71) has product MAIDKRNAIKNKERVSENKLFFVSIIGGFIGVALGMVIFNHKINKIKFYLIILLSSMLWLTIIYIFQKVVQ; this is encoded by the coding sequence ATGGCCATTGATAAAAGAAATGCGATAAAAAATAAGGAACGAGTTAGTGAAAATAAATTATTTTTTGTATCTATAATTGGTGGTTTTATTGGAGTTGCTTTAGGAATGGTTATATTTAATCACAAAATAAATAAAATTAAATTTTATTTAATTATTTTATTAAGTAGTATGTTATGGTTAACAATAATTTATATTTTTCAGAAAGTGGTGCAATGA
- a CDS encoding MAF protein (product_source=TIGR00172; cath_funfam=3.90.950.10; cog=COG0424; pfam=PF02545; superfamily=52972,55811; tigrfam=TIGR00172), whose protein sequence is MVNNNLYFSESGAMMLVLGSQSKVRYQLLRLYNAEIEVMSANIDETFVQDKSIEENVKYLAYKKAQALLPKIDAENDILICADTIVVVDNEVLNKPKNYNEAFSMIKSLSNKTIKVMSGVYLSHNNDIHNFVETSSIIFNEISDEKIIEYLRDNDNYLEVAGALMIEHIHKYVQYSYEGSFSNIMGLPMEKVSSLLYNAKDDNMINFSTEKLEPINIYRSSVRAIIRENNKVVLLNGYTFDKKHTFLMSIGGGYHYFENEEEMIKKEAAEEGGLIITNLKHLENMKEYTNNNRYINYNKLTIHSYYVADIKEYTSPSYVEYEQELLIGIARYSLDEAIEIIKKQVSFFEREGYNPVSNMSRCDLEILSKIKKEKII, encoded by the coding sequence ATGGTTAACAATAATTTATATTTTTCAGAAAGTGGTGCAATGATGTTAGTATTGGGTAGTCAATCAAAGGTTAGATATCAATTGTTGCGTTTATATAATGCTGAAATAGAAGTAATGAGTGCTAACATTGATGAAACATTTGTTCAAGATAAAAGTATTGAAGAAAATGTAAAATATTTAGCTTACAAAAAAGCTCAGGCATTATTACCAAAAATAGATGCAGAAAATGATATCTTAATTTGTGCTGATACAATAGTTGTTGTAGATAATGAAGTTTTAAATAAACCTAAAAATTATAACGAGGCTTTTTCGATGATTAAATCATTATCAAATAAGACAATTAAAGTAATGAGTGGTGTTTATCTTTCGCATAATAATGATATTCATAATTTTGTTGAAACTTCTTCAATTATTTTTAATGAGATAAGTGATGAAAAAATAATAGAGTATTTAAGAGATAATGATAACTATTTAGAGGTTGCTGGTGCATTAATGATTGAACATATCCATAAATATGTTCAATATAGCTATGAAGGATCTTTTTCAAATATTATGGGACTACCAATGGAAAAAGTTAGTAGTCTTTTATATAATGCTAAAGATGATAATATGATAAATTTTTCAACTGAAAAACTAGAGCCAATTAATATTTATCGTTCTAGTGTTAGAGCAATCATTAGAGAAAATAATAAAGTTGTTTTATTAAATGGTTATACTTTTGATAAAAAACATACTTTTTTAATGAGCATTGGTGGTGGTTATCATTACTTTGAAAATGAAGAAGAAATGATTAAAAAAGAAGCTGCTGAAGAGGGTGGTTTAATTATTACTAATCTTAAGCATCTTGAAAATATGAAAGAGTATACTAATAATAATCGCTATATCAATTACAATAAACTAACAATTCATTCGTATTATGTTGCGGATATTAAAGAGTATACAAGTCCAAGCTATGTTGAGTATGAACAAGAATTATTAATTGGTATTGCAAGATACTCTCTTGATGAAGCAATAGAGATTATAAAAAAACAAGTATCTTTTTTTGAAAGAGAAGGTTATAATCCTGTTTCAAACATGAGTAGATGTGACTTGGAAATTTTAAGTAAAATAAAAAAAGAAAAAATTATTTAA
- a CDS encoding hypothetical protein (product_source=COG3943; cog=COG3943; pfam=PF13310; superfamily=46894), with protein sequence MIKKEIVTFVDDKFELDVNVSPNEETVWLTRKQIAELFDRDIKTIGKHINNVLKEELEKDDSTVASFAIVQKEADSHTGKLRDVERNIEHYNLDVIISVGYRVKSKRGIQFKIQRAQKN encoded by the coding sequence ATGATTAAAAAAGAAATTGTAACATTTGTTGATGATAAATTTGAATTAGATGTTAATGTAAGTCCAAATGAAGAAACAGTCTGGCTAACAAGAAAACAAATTGCAGAACTATTTGATAGAGATATTAAAACTATTGGTAAGCATATAAATAATGTTTTAAAAGAAGAATTAGAAAAAGATGACTCAACTGTCGCAAGTTTTGCGATAGTTCAAAAAGAAGCTGATAGTCATACTGGAAAATTAAGAGATGTTGAAAGAAATATTGAACATTATAATCTTGATGTTATCATCTCAGTAGGGTATCGAGTAAAATCGAAAAGGGGTATTCAATTTAAAATACAACGTGCCCAAAAAAATTAA
- a CDS encoding Fic family protein (product_source=COG3177; cath_funfam=1.10.3290.10; cog=COG3177; pfam=PF02661,PF13784; superfamily=140931,46785), whose translation MRKLPYEIDLNKVNILLHLSEANNKIGELNGVLKLLPNPKILLNAVILGEAKASSEIENIFTTYDELYKEMTSEYDNQSAKEVLRYREAINYASEIVKKREMITTNDIVSIQKIIEPNKGGIRKLPGTVIKNMKTLEVVHTPPQSSLEIIEYLDNLEKYINDLNTTYDPLINMALIHYQFEMIHPFYDGNGRTGRILNVIYLLLKNKLELPIIYLSKYINENKQEYYKLFSETQQDIENIEEFIVFMMNAIKETSVFTINLINEINSEMEKSENLIKEKLPKIYSQELVEAIYFEFYTKNEYFRNYLKISRNTATSYLKQLVENGFLIQEQVGKEIIYKNPKMFDLIDKW comes from the coding sequence GTGCGCAAACTTCCGTATGAAATTGATTTGAATAAAGTGAATATATTATTACATTTAAGTGAAGCTAACAATAAAATAGGTGAATTAAACGGTGTTTTAAAGTTGCTTCCAAATCCTAAAATTCTTTTAAATGCTGTAATACTTGGTGAAGCAAAAGCATCTTCAGAAATAGAAAACATTTTCACAACATACGATGAATTATATAAAGAAATGACAAGTGAGTATGATAATCAATCCGCTAAAGAAGTATTAAGGTATCGAGAAGCAATTAACTATGCTAGTGAAATAGTTAAAAAAAGAGAAATGATTACAACAAATGACATAGTTTCAATTCAAAAAATAATTGAGCCTAACAAAGGTGGAATACGAAAATTACCAGGAACAGTCATAAAAAATATGAAAACGTTAGAAGTTGTTCATACTCCTCCTCAAAGTAGTTTAGAAATAATAGAGTACTTAGATAATTTAGAAAAATATATAAATGATTTAAACACTACATACGATCCACTGATAAATATGGCATTAATTCATTATCAATTTGAAATGATTCACCCTTTTTATGATGGAAATGGTCGTACCGGAAGAATACTAAATGTAATATATCTGTTATTAAAAAACAAGTTAGAATTACCAATAATTTATTTAAGTAAGTACATAAATGAAAATAAACAAGAATACTATAAGTTATTTAGTGAGACTCAACAAGATATTGAAAATATAGAAGAATTTATTGTTTTTATGATGAATGCTATTAAGGAAACATCGGTCTTTACAATTAATTTAATTAATGAAATTAATTCAGAAATGGAAAAATCAGAAAATTTAATTAAAGAAAAATTGCCTAAAATATATTCGCAAGAGTTAGTGGAAGCAATATATTTTGAATTTTATACTAAAAATGAGTACTTTAGAAATTATTTAAAAATATCAAGAAATACTGCTACATCTTATTTGAAACAACTAGTTGAGAATGGTTTTTTAATCCAAGAACAAGTAGGAAAAGAGATTATATATAAAAATCCAAAAATGTTTGATTTGATTGATAAGTGGTAA
- a CDS encoding ribosomal-protein-alanine N-acetyltransferase (product_source=KO:K03790; cath_funfam=3.40.630.30; cog=COG1670; ko=KO:K03790; pfam=PF13302; superfamily=55729): protein METKRLLLREFEVNDVHDVYEWGSDPKVSELMNFKTHQDLTESKYVIEEMLMLNGSLAIIKKDNNECIGSIGCIYDKDHNKVNLGYALKYKYWNQGYMSEAVDCVVADLFNNKFVNRVEVYIYADNIASKKVVEKCGFIEEGYLKQFYYHKGSYKDCFIFGLIASDYSKIKI, encoded by the coding sequence GTGGAAACAAAACGATTATTACTTAGAGAATTTGAAGTTAATGATGTTCATGATGTTTATGAATGGGGTAGTGATCCAAAAGTAAGTGAGTTAATGAATTTCAAAACACATCAAGACTTAACTGAAAGTAAATATGTAATTGAAGAGATGTTAATGCTAAATGGCTCTTTAGCGATTATCAAAAAAGATAATAATGAATGTATTGGCTCAATTGGATGTATTTATGATAAAGATCACAACAAAGTTAATTTAGGATATGCTTTAAAATATAAGTATTGGAATCAGGGATATATGAGTGAAGCTGTAGATTGTGTTGTAGCTGATTTATTTAACAATAAATTTGTAAATCGAGTTGAAGTTTATATTTATGCTGATAATATAGCATCAAAAAAAGTTGTAGAGAAATGTGGATTTATTGAAGAAGGGTACTTAAAACAATTTTATTATCATAAAGGAAGCTATAAAGATTGTTTTATATTTGGCTTGATAGCTAGTGATTATAGCAAAATTAAAATTTAA
- a CDS encoding lincosamide and streptogramin A transport system ATP-binding/permease protein (product_source=KO:K19350; cath_funfam=3.40.50.300; cog=COG0488; ko=KO:K19350; pfam=PF00005; smart=SM00382; superfamily=52540): protein MSLINIKDLTFSYDTNYELIFDNVSFRLDSSWKLGLIGKNGKGKTTLLNLLLNKYEYKGKIESNLAFEYFPLEIIDKNDLTINIIEDYLPIIELWQIKKEMNLLELEEDILYQYFSSLSNGEQTKVMLLILFLKENSFLLIDEPTNHLDIRGREIVSDYLKSKTGFILVSHDRQFLNNCIDHIMSINNYKIDIQQGNYETWKTNKDNQDNFELMQNEKLKKDIKRLDLASKRTSSWSNVIEKRKHRGKNNGNKKLDQGVKPDKGHIGAMAAKMMKKAKSTEQRRDKALNEKKGLLKEVDVIENLSISYLKHHNKKLVELSGVTICYDNRVIVNDLSFTIEQGSRVALVGKNGSGKSSIIKLINGENIDFSGTLNKASNLKISYVIQDTSILKGNLADFITDNNIDEVKFKSILRKLGFSRNQFTKDIEEYSAGQKKKIVIAKSLCEEAHLYIWDEALNYLDIISRIQLENLILEYQPTLLFVEHDQEFLANIATEIVDLD, encoded by the coding sequence ATGTCGTTAATAAATATAAAAGATTTAACTTTTTCTTATGATACTAACTATGAACTTATTTTTGATAATGTCTCATTCCGATTGGACAGTTCATGGAAATTAGGGTTAATTGGAAAGAATGGAAAAGGTAAAACAACACTATTAAATCTATTATTAAATAAGTATGAATATAAAGGGAAAATAGAAAGTAATTTAGCATTTGAATATTTTCCATTAGAAATCATTGATAAAAATGATTTAACAATCAATATAATTGAAGATTATCTGCCAATCATAGAATTATGGCAGATAAAAAAAGAAATGAATTTACTTGAATTAGAAGAAGATATTTTATATCAATATTTTTCTAGTTTAAGTAATGGTGAACAAACAAAAGTAATGTTGTTGATATTGTTTTTAAAAGAAAATAGTTTCCTATTAATTGATGAACCAACTAATCATTTAGATATTAGAGGTAGAGAGATAGTTAGCGATTACTTAAAAAGCAAAACTGGTTTTATTTTAGTATCTCATGATCGTCAATTTCTTAATAATTGTATTGATCATATTATGTCAATAAATAATTATAAAATTGATATTCAACAAGGTAATTATGAAACATGGAAAACTAATAAAGATAATCAGGATAACTTCGAATTGATGCAAAATGAAAAATTAAAAAAAGATATAAAAAGACTTGATTTAGCAAGTAAAAGAACTAGTTCATGGTCAAATGTTATTGAAAAAAGAAAGCATCGTGGTAAAAATAATGGCAATAAAAAATTAGATCAAGGAGTAAAACCTGATAAAGGGCATATTGGTGCAATGGCAGCAAAAATGATGAAAAAAGCTAAATCAACTGAACAAAGAAGGGATAAAGCTTTGAATGAAAAGAAAGGTTTATTAAAAGAGGTTGATGTAATTGAAAACTTATCAATATCTTATCTAAAACATCATAATAAAAAATTGGTTGAATTAAGTGGTGTTACGATATGTTATGATAATAGAGTTATTGTAAATGACCTTTCATTTACAATTGAACAAGGTTCAAGAGTGGCTTTGGTAGGTAAAAATGGTAGTGGTAAATCAAGTATTATCAAGTTGATAAATGGTGAGAATATTGACTTTTCTGGAACATTAAATAAAGCTAGTAATTTAAAAATATCTTATGTTATACAAGATACATCAATATTAAAAGGTAATTTAGCTGATTTTATTACTGATAATAATATTGATGAAGTTAAGTTTAAAAGTATTTTAAGAAAATTAGGCTTTTCAAGGAATCAATTTACTAAAGATATTGAAGAGTATAGTGCAGGTCAAAAAAAGAAAATAGTGATTGCTAAAAGTTTATGCGAAGAAGCACATCTTTATATTTGGGATGAGGCTTTAAACTATTTGGACATTATTTCAAGAATTCAATTAGAGAATCTTATTTTAGAATATCAACCAACATTATTGTTTGTTGAACATGATCAAGAGTTTTTAGCTAATATTGCAACTGAAATAGTTGATTTAGATTAG
- a CDS encoding hypothetical protein (product_source=Hypo-rule applied; cath_funfam=2.60.120.40; pfam=PF08902; superfamily=64484) — protein MILSVSRRSDIPAFYGEWFIKRLLDKKFYVRNPYNHQQISLIEIENNLDCIVFWTKDAIDFMQYLLIIDSLDYDYYFHYTITSYHTDIEILKHSKKEIINNFIELSKKLGKERVILRYDPIIITDKYTIAYHLKMFEKLCQQLHQYTNKIVISFLDEYQHINKSLNDNNLRTPKYHEIMLLVKEFVEITNKYNLKLTTCAEAIDLTMFGIEKNSCIDKELIEQITKRKVIKDTLDKTRDECLCLKCIDIGTYSTCLNDCRYCYAKSSSIKTKHNSNSLLLNDEIDNEIIIKRKDTKSILSDNQQISLDI, from the coding sequence ATGATTTTAAGTGTTTCAAGAAGAAGTGATATACCTGCTTTTTATGGCGAGTGGTTTATAAAAAGGTTGTTAGATAAAAAGTTTTATGTTAGAAATCCTTATAATCATCAACAAATATCATTAATTGAAATTGAAAATAATTTAGATTGCATTGTTTTTTGGACAAAGGATGCGATTGATTTTATGCAATATCTTTTAATAATTGATAGCTTAGATTATGATTATTATTTTCACTATACAATAACTTCTTATCATACAGATATTGAAATTTTAAAGCATTCAAAAAAAGAAATTATCAATAATTTTATTGAATTGAGTAAGAAGCTTGGTAAAGAGCGTGTTATTTTAAGGTATGATCCAATTATTATTACTGATAAATATACTATAGCTTATCATCTTAAAATGTTTGAAAAACTTTGTCAGCAATTACATCAATATACTAATAAAATAGTAATTAGTTTTTTAGATGAATATCAACATATTAATAAAAGTTTAAACGATAATAATTTAAGAACCCCTAAATATCATGAGATTATGTTGTTGGTTAAAGAGTTTGTTGAAATTACAAACAAATATAATTTAAAACTGACAACCTGTGCTGAAGCAATAGATTTAACAATGTTTGGAATTGAAAAAAATAGTTGTATTGATAAAGAGTTAATTGAACAAATTACTAAGCGTAAGGTTATAAAAGATACTCTAGATAAAACAAGAGATGAGTGCTTATGTCTTAAATGTATTGATATTGGAACTTATAGTACTTGTTTAAATGATTGTAGGTATTGTTATGCAAAAAGTTCATCTATAAAGACAAAACATAATAGTAATTCACTTTTGTTAAATGATGAAATAGATAATGAGATAATTATTAAAAGAAAAGATACTAAATCAATTTTAAGTGATAATCAACAAATTTCTTTAGATATCTAG
- a CDS encoding nitroimidazol reductase NimA-like FMN-containing flavoprotein (pyridoxamine 5'-phosphate oxidase superfamily) (product_source=COG3467; cath_funfam=2.30.110.10; cog=COG3467; ko=KO:K07005; pfam=PF12900; superfamily=50475) produces the protein MKHEMRRKDRKLSDKATLEILEKGEYGVLASVDENNQPYGVPISYVLHDDYIYCHCAKSGHKLDNMKINDKVSFTVVGKTQPVFEEPENDFSTYFESVIIFGKYLVVEDDDEKIEALKVLCEKYLPDFMDKFDISLKNAYKATYVFKISIDEISGKAKKKN, from the coding sequence ATGAAACATGAAATGAGAAGAAAAGATAGAAAATTAAGTGATAAAGCTACTTTAGAAATTCTTGAAAAAGGAGAGTATGGTGTATTAGCAAGTGTTGATGAAAATAATCAGCCTTATGGTGTGCCAATTTCTTATGTATTACATGATGATTATATTTATTGTCATTGTGCTAAATCTGGTCATAAATTAGATAATATGAAAATCAATGATAAGGTATCATTTACAGTTGTTGGAAAAACACAACCAGTTTTTGAAGAACCTGAGAATGATTTTTCAACATATTTTGAAAGTGTGATTATCTTTGGTAAGTATCTAGTTGTTGAAGATGATGATGAAAAAATTGAAGCATTAAAAGTATTATGTGAAAAATATTTACCTGATTTTATGGATAAGTTTGATATTTCGCTTAAAAATGCTTATAAAGCTACTTATGTTTTTAAAATTAGTATTGATGAAATTAGTGGAAAAGCAAAAAAGAAGAATTAA
- a CDS encoding hypothetical protein (product_source=Hypo-rule applied; cath_funfam=1.25.40.70; superfamily=48371), with protein sequence MKNKVSRGFLTEEILNENILLSTPILIKQLHIDNPSKRSAAINILSKRSDHDYDQYIDTILEMLKHEKSLYTRLEITSVLEKGNETTIKKMINYLGEIGCNQHKILPNVSSKKKSYPLARDLIARTLAKTNPTYIDSLFNVLNSNDVNKIREVIDAIGYQVFYNPQLASKQRYQTIINTINLYKDEIIMWKCLTCLSAFKLNDCYNYLTTIKNDTTLPEIIRQEATRSLNIIK encoded by the coding sequence ATGAAAAATAAAGTAAGCAGAGGATTTTTAACAGAGGAAATATTAAATGAAAATATTCTTTTATCAACACCCATTCTAATAAAACAGCTACATATAGATAATCCATCTAAAAGAAGTGCTGCTATTAATATTTTATCAAAAAGATCGGATCATGATTATGATCAATATATAGATACAATATTAGAAATGTTAAAACATGAGAAAAGTTTATATACAAGACTAGAAATAACTTCTGTTTTAGAAAAAGGAAATGAAACAACTATCAAAAAAATGATTAATTACTTAGGAGAAATAGGATGTAATCAACATAAAATTTTACCAAATGTTAGTTCAAAGAAAAAGAGTTATCCTTTAGCTCGTGATTTAATTGCACGTACTTTAGCTAAAACTAACCCTACCTATATTGATTCATTATTTAATGTATTAAATAGTAATGATGTTAATAAAATTCGTGAAGTAATTGATGCAATAGGTTATCAAGTTTTTTATAATCCACAACTAGCAAGCAAACAAAGGTACCAGACAATTATTAATACAATTAATCTATACAAGGACGAGATTATAATGTGGAAATGTTTAACTTGCTTATCAGCCTTTAAATTAAATGATTGTTATAATTATTTAACTACAATAAAAAATGATACTACTTTGCCAGAAATCATTAGACAAGAAGCAACTCGCTCTTTAAATATCATAAAATAA
- a CDS encoding hypothetical protein (product_source=Hypo-rule applied; superfamily=48013), translated as MPNNYPFKPRGIVKWHAFAALISGEEQKQNATTIKNLEIELLDDKLALLETTINDALKNNSLLAIKYLENNQINYLESTIIKLNSIEQVIEFKDIKLQINQIIDLTII; from the coding sequence ATGCCAAATAATTATCCATTTAAGCCACGTGGTATTGTAAAATGGCATGCGTTTGCTGCTTTAATTAGTGGTGAAGAACAAAAACAAAATGCAACTACAATTAAAAATCTTGAAATTGAATTATTAGATGACAAACTAGCTCTTTTAGAAACAACAATTAATGATGCATTAAAAAACAATTCACTTCTAGCAATTAAATATTTAGAAAATAATCAAATTAATTATTTAGAAAGCACTATTATAAAATTAAACTCAATTGAACAAGTGATTGAATTTAAGGACATTAAGCTACAAATAAACCAAATTATTGATTTAACAATCATTTAG